A single Seriola aureovittata isolate HTS-2021-v1 ecotype China chromosome 19, ASM2101889v1, whole genome shotgun sequence DNA region contains:
- the fbxo25 gene encoding F-box only protein 25 isoform X3 gives MPFLGQDWRSPGWSWTKTEHGWKRIVFYGHELEDNNREIDLKELCSGNNENLFVGDVCELATTKRKKDFYNNNTKSQFVFRDKWIYVQKGSTKERHGYCTLGEALNRLDFSSAIQDLRRFNYVAKLFQLIARSQLTSLSGAAQKNYFNILEKIVRKVLEDHYNPRLVKELLQDLSSTLNNLTVHVGRCVLVGNVNIWLCRLETILKWQQQLNNLQIPKNKILYKLSDAYDIINLGQATPTLHILSENRTLWKRLCHFHFSDKQFCRNLVLTKSDNVDWKLMYFTLQKHYPMKEQYGDTLHFCKHCSILFWKDRHLALLFKDCGHPCTANDPDSCLMPISPQHFIDLFKF, from the exons ATGCCTTTCTTGGGCCAGGACTGGAGGTCACCTGGATGGAGCTGGACAAAGACAGAGCACGGCTGGAAAAGGATTGTCTTCTATGGACACGAGTTGGaggacaacaacagagagatAGACTTGAAGGA GCTCTGCAGTGGCAACAATGAAAACCTATTTGTCGGAGATGTGTGTGAGCTCGCcacaacaaagaggaaaaaggacTTCTACAACAATAACACCAAATCTCAGT TTGTCTTCAGGGATAAATGGATCTACGTGCAGAAAGGAAGCACAAAAGAA CGACATGGATACTGCACACTTGGTGAAGCGCTCAACCGTCTAGACTTTTCCAGTGCCATTCAGGACTTGAGAAGATTTAACTATGTTGCAAAA CTTTTCCAGCTAATAGCCAGGTCTCAGCTGACTTCTTTGAGTGGAGCTGCACAGAAAAACTATTTCAATATACTGGAGAAGATTGTGCGAAAGG TCCTAGAGGACCACTACAATCCTCGCCTTGTCAAGGAGCTGCTACAGGACTTGAGCTCGACGCTGAACAATCTGACTGTCCATGTTGGCAGATGTGTTCTTGTGGGCAATGTCAACATCTGGCTGTGCCGACTGGAGACAATTCTcaaatggcagcagcagctcaacaacCTTCAGATCCCCAAG AATAAGATCCTTTACAAGTTATCTGATGCTTATGACATCATAAACCTGGGACAGGCCACGCCTACGCTGCACATCCTCAGTGAGAACCGGACGCTGTGGAAGAGGCTGTGCCACTTTCACTTCTCAGACAAACAG TTCTGTAGGAATCTGGTCCTAACCAAGAGTGACAACGTGGACTGGAAGCTAATGTACTTCACCCTGCAGAAACACTATCCCATGAAGGAGCAGTACGGCGACACCTTGCACTTCTGCAAACACTGTAGCATCCTCTTCTGGAAG GATCGCCACCTGGCTTTGTTATTCAAG GACTGTGGCCATCCGTGCACAGCCAACGACCCCGACAGCTGCCTCATGCCCATCTCTCCACAGCACTTTATCGACCTCTTCAAGTTTTAA
- the fbxo25 gene encoding F-box only protein 25 isoform X2 produces MPFLGQDWRSPGWSWTKTEHGWKRIVFYGHELEDNNREIDLKELCSGNNENLFVGDVCELATTKRKKDFYNNNTKSQFVFRDKWIYVQKGSTKERHGYCTLGEALNRLDFSSAIQDLRRFNYVAKLFQLIARSQLTSLSGAAQKNYFNILEKIVRKVLEDHYNPRLVKELLQDLSSTLNNLTVHVGRCVLVGNVNIWLCRLETILKWQQQLNNLQIPKQMCDGMSFNDLPLYMQNKILYKLSDAYDIINLGQATPTLHILSENRTLWKRLCHFHFSDKQFCRNLVLTKSDNVDWKLMYFTLQKHYPMKEQYGDTLHFCKHCSILFWKDCGHPCTANDPDSCLMPISPQHFIDLFKF; encoded by the exons ATGCCTTTCTTGGGCCAGGACTGGAGGTCACCTGGATGGAGCTGGACAAAGACAGAGCACGGCTGGAAAAGGATTGTCTTCTATGGACACGAGTTGGaggacaacaacagagagatAGACTTGAAGGA GCTCTGCAGTGGCAACAATGAAAACCTATTTGTCGGAGATGTGTGTGAGCTCGCcacaacaaagaggaaaaaggacTTCTACAACAATAACACCAAATCTCAGT TTGTCTTCAGGGATAAATGGATCTACGTGCAGAAAGGAAGCACAAAAGAA CGACATGGATACTGCACACTTGGTGAAGCGCTCAACCGTCTAGACTTTTCCAGTGCCATTCAGGACTTGAGAAGATTTAACTATGTTGCAAAA CTTTTCCAGCTAATAGCCAGGTCTCAGCTGACTTCTTTGAGTGGAGCTGCACAGAAAAACTATTTCAATATACTGGAGAAGATTGTGCGAAAGG TCCTAGAGGACCACTACAATCCTCGCCTTGTCAAGGAGCTGCTACAGGACTTGAGCTCGACGCTGAACAATCTGACTGTCCATGTTGGCAGATGTGTTCTTGTGGGCAATGTCAACATCTGGCTGTGCCGACTGGAGACAATTCTcaaatggcagcagcagctcaacaacCTTCAGATCCCCAAG CAAATGTGCGATGGTATGTCATTCAACGACTTGCCACTTTACATGCAGAATAAGATCCTTTACAAGTTATCTGATGCTTATGACATCATAAACCTGGGACAGGCCACGCCTACGCTGCACATCCTCAGTGAGAACCGGACGCTGTGGAAGAGGCTGTGCCACTTTCACTTCTCAGACAAACAG TTCTGTAGGAATCTGGTCCTAACCAAGAGTGACAACGTGGACTGGAAGCTAATGTACTTCACCCTGCAGAAACACTATCCCATGAAGGAGCAGTACGGCGACACCTTGCACTTCTGCAAACACTGTAGCATCCTCTTCTGGAAG GACTGTGGCCATCCGTGCACAGCCAACGACCCCGACAGCTGCCTCATGCCCATCTCTCCACAGCACTTTATCGACCTCTTCAAGTTTTAA
- the fam110c gene encoding protein FAM110C, with the protein MFIKTAMEATSDTSKILEKGPEYLRKQMELESETKGRMSAVERLRASKPKYVKSQQVVNSTQESVISLGSASVSSTGSSNRSSNRGGNFVTGNNSKEATGGVQTCSPGQVRRSSSKKRPDSLLLYRQKCELLRGAANYRKHHITRKLLLNTGNKNVPLLEAADKECDSEGNMEKITTPEGTAKECSPHVVSSQSERRKNGLSEQCSTESGNSGTKVTTSLLAVHEFERRSGKGVSRSHSDISSRYSKNFADFDSFFKYCGLDGEVIESLGKENFSARSDEIAINIRSVSVSTSDGGFSRSSGDSDGLLEDNLDKKIHQGTSVIERNARIIKWLYSCKNAKETGKKLRDLD; encoded by the coding sequence ATGTTCATTAAAACCGCAATGGAGGCAACCAGTGACACCAGCAAAATCCTGGAGAAGGGTCCTGAATACCTTCGAAAACAAATGGAACTGGAGAGTGAGACAAAAGGACGCATGAGTGCTGTGGAGAGGCTCCGGGCAAGCAAACCGAAATACGTCAAAAGCCAGCAGGTGGTCAACTCCACTCAGGAGTCAGTGATCAGTCTTGGATCAGCTTCTGTGAGCAGCACAGGGTCTTCTAACCGGAGCTCGAACCGTGGTGGGAATTTTGTCACGGGAAATAACTCGAAAGAGGCAACAGGTGGTGTGCAAACCTGCTCACCAGGGCAGGTACGTCGGTCCAGCTCCAAAAAACGACCCGACTCTCTTCTGctttacagacagaaatgtgagtTACTGAGAGGTGCAGCAAACTACCGGAAACATCATATAACACGTAAGTTGCTGCTTAACACTGGGAATAAAAATGTTCCATTACTTGAGGCGGCAGATAAGGAATGTGATTCTGAAGGCAACATGGAAAAAATCACCACACCTGAGGGAACAGCAAAGGAATGTAGCCCACATGTAGTTTCCTCCcagtcagagaggaggaaaaatggaCTCTCAGAACAATGCAGCACTGAGAGCGGGAATTCCGGGACAAAGGTGACAACAAGTCTCCTCGCCGTTCATGAGTTTGAAAGGAGATCTGGCAAAGGGGTCAGTCGTTCTCACTCTGACATCAGCTCCAGGTACTCCAAAAACTTTGCAGACTTTGATTCTTTTTTCAAGTACTGCGGGCTTGACGGTGAGGTCATCGAGTCTTTGGGGAAGGAGAACTTCTCGGCACGCTCAGATGAAATTGCAATAAACATCCGCAGTGTCAGTGTCTCTACATCGGACGGCGGCTTCTCCAGGAGCAGTGGTGACAGTGATGGCTTACTGGAGGATAATTTAGATAAAAAGATACATCAGGGGACGTCAGTTATTGAGCGCAATGCACGGATTATCAAATGGCTATACAGCTGCAAAAACGCCAAAGAGACTGGGAAAAAGTTACGAGACCTCGACTga
- the fbxo25 gene encoding F-box only protein 25 isoform X1, translating into MPFLGQDWRSPGWSWTKTEHGWKRIVFYGHELEDNNREIDLKELCSGNNENLFVGDVCELATTKRKKDFYNNNTKSQFVFRDKWIYVQKGSTKERHGYCTLGEALNRLDFSSAIQDLRRFNYVAKLFQLIARSQLTSLSGAAQKNYFNILEKIVRKVLEDHYNPRLVKELLQDLSSTLNNLTVHVGRCVLVGNVNIWLCRLETILKWQQQLNNLQIPKQMCDGMSFNDLPLYMQNKILYKLSDAYDIINLGQATPTLHILSENRTLWKRLCHFHFSDKQFCRNLVLTKSDNVDWKLMYFTLQKHYPMKEQYGDTLHFCKHCSILFWKDRHLALLFKDCGHPCTANDPDSCLMPISPQHFIDLFKF; encoded by the exons ATGCCTTTCTTGGGCCAGGACTGGAGGTCACCTGGATGGAGCTGGACAAAGACAGAGCACGGCTGGAAAAGGATTGTCTTCTATGGACACGAGTTGGaggacaacaacagagagatAGACTTGAAGGA GCTCTGCAGTGGCAACAATGAAAACCTATTTGTCGGAGATGTGTGTGAGCTCGCcacaacaaagaggaaaaaggacTTCTACAACAATAACACCAAATCTCAGT TTGTCTTCAGGGATAAATGGATCTACGTGCAGAAAGGAAGCACAAAAGAA CGACATGGATACTGCACACTTGGTGAAGCGCTCAACCGTCTAGACTTTTCCAGTGCCATTCAGGACTTGAGAAGATTTAACTATGTTGCAAAA CTTTTCCAGCTAATAGCCAGGTCTCAGCTGACTTCTTTGAGTGGAGCTGCACAGAAAAACTATTTCAATATACTGGAGAAGATTGTGCGAAAGG TCCTAGAGGACCACTACAATCCTCGCCTTGTCAAGGAGCTGCTACAGGACTTGAGCTCGACGCTGAACAATCTGACTGTCCATGTTGGCAGATGTGTTCTTGTGGGCAATGTCAACATCTGGCTGTGCCGACTGGAGACAATTCTcaaatggcagcagcagctcaacaacCTTCAGATCCCCAAG CAAATGTGCGATGGTATGTCATTCAACGACTTGCCACTTTACATGCAGAATAAGATCCTTTACAAGTTATCTGATGCTTATGACATCATAAACCTGGGACAGGCCACGCCTACGCTGCACATCCTCAGTGAGAACCGGACGCTGTGGAAGAGGCTGTGCCACTTTCACTTCTCAGACAAACAG TTCTGTAGGAATCTGGTCCTAACCAAGAGTGACAACGTGGACTGGAAGCTAATGTACTTCACCCTGCAGAAACACTATCCCATGAAGGAGCAGTACGGCGACACCTTGCACTTCTGCAAACACTGTAGCATCCTCTTCTGGAAG GATCGCCACCTGGCTTTGTTATTCAAG GACTGTGGCCATCCGTGCACAGCCAACGACCCCGACAGCTGCCTCATGCCCATCTCTCCACAGCACTTTATCGACCTCTTCAAGTTTTAA